In Quercus robur chromosome 11, dhQueRobu3.1, whole genome shotgun sequence, the following proteins share a genomic window:
- the LOC126707255 gene encoding RING-H2 finger protein ATL20-like has protein sequence MAPFQIFFVSTFFYFQLLFTASSAKKCKTTYCDDFIRSPSIEFPFQLNTTSRQAKRCGYPGFNLSCNSRNQTILTLPYSGDFVVYHINYFLQSLRIKEPDGCLPRRFLNQSFTLSGSPFHFEFYIDNNNYTFYNCSKETIYKRARRVPCLSGDNFTVWKTSSPFMELQQQCRVILNAPIEVQLTWFEPNCVYCVEECAFKSDTGLEVGCFNVASTAPTPPTPSTGGLSMSAKYGIAIGVGIPGLLCLIWLTCYRCKRVMVNSQIPQPNTRLSTSIVPQHIAFVMGLDGPTIESYPKTLLGESRELPNPNDNTCPICLSEYKPKEMLRTIPECNHYFHVNCIDEWLKISATCPICRNSPY, from the exons ATGGCCCCCTTTCAAATCTTCTTCGTCTCCACTTTCTTCTACTTCCAGCTCCTTTTCACAGCATCAAGTgctaaaaaatgcaaaacaacaTATTGCGATGATTTTATCAGATCGCCGTCGATTGAATTCCCTTTTCAACTCAATACAACCTCTAGACAAGCCAAACGCTGTGGCTATCCTGGATTCAATCTCTCATGCAACAGCCGAAACCAAACGATTCTCACTCTCCCTTATTCCGGGGACTTCGTTGTGTATCACATTAATTACTTCTTGCAATCACTCCGTATTAAAGAGCCAGATGGCTGCCTTCCCAGACGATTCCTGAACCAAAGCTTCACTCTTTCTGGCTCTCCTTTCCACTTTGAGTTTtatattgataataataattacacCTTCTACAACTGCTCCAAGGAGACGATCTATAAGCGTGCAAGACGGGTTCCTTGCCTTAGCGGCGACAACTTTACTGTCTGGAAGACTTCTTCCCCTTTTATGGAGCTACAGCAGCAGTGTCGGGTAATATTAAATGCACCAATTGAGGTCCAATTGACTTGGTTCGAGCCCAATTGTGTATACTGTGTTGAAGAATGTGCGTTCAAGAGTGATACTGGTCTGGAAGTTGGATGCTTTAATGTTGCGAGTACTGCTCCTACTCCTCCAACTCCAAGCACCGGAG gtCTTTCAATGAGTGCCAAGTATGGCATAGCCATAGGCGTGGGAATACCTGGACTGTTGTGCTTAATTTGGCTCACTTGTTACCGATGTAAGCGAGTTATGGTTAACAGCCAGATACCCCAACCTAACACACGACTCTCTACCTCAATTGTTCCACAACATATTGCCTTTGTAATGGGTCTTGATGGGCCTACAATAGAATCATACCCAAAGACTTTGCTTGGTGAGAGTCGAGAATTACCCAATCCCAATGATAACACTTGTCCCATATGTTTGTCCGAGTACAAACCCAAGGAGATGCTCAGGACTATACCAGAGTGTAATCACTATTTCCATGTTAATTGCATAGATGAGTGGCTAAAAATTAGTGCAACATGCCCTATTTGCCGGAATTCACCTTATTAG
- the LOC126706331 gene encoding uncharacterized protein LOC126706331: protein MSAAFRRNATITRLLQSHHHPITDPTRAPILLRTQTQHSKAYFRVPDFIRRSTREYEHSSSSLFSSRFSSSSSKIGLVGWYLGWIKSRPVLTKSITSSLIYIAADLSSQTIALSSSGSYDFLRTLRMAGYGMVILGPTLHFWFNFMSKLFPKRDLFSTLKKMVMGQALYGPAMTVVFFSVNAFLQGENITEIVARLKRDLLPTMINGVMYWPICDFITFRFIPVQLQPLVSNSFSYLWTVYMTYMASLEKATTSPSRLTQ, encoded by the exons ATGAGCGCCGCTTTCAGGAGAAATGCTACCATAACCCGCCTGCTACAGAGCCACCACCACCCGATCACCGATCCGACCCGAGCTCCGATTCTTCTGCGCACCCAAACGCAGCACTCCAAAGCGTATTTCCGGGTACCCGATTTCATCAGGAGATCAACCCGAGAGTACGAGCACTCTTCTTCGTCTCTGTTCTCCTCGcgcttctcttcttcttcttcgaaaATCGGGTTGGTGGGTTGGTACTTGGGTTGGATCAAGTCTAGGCCAGTCTTAACGAAAAGTATCACTTCCTCGCTTATTTACATAGCCGCTGACCTTTCCTCTCAG ACAATTGCACTGTCTTCTTCTGGATCTTATGATTTTTTGAGGACACTACGCATGGCTGGATATGGTATGGTAATTTTAGGACCTACTCTACATTTTTGGTTCAACTTCATGTCAAAGCTCTTTCCAAAGCGAGATCTATTCTCTACATTGAAGAAAATGGTCATGGGGCAGGCACTATATGGACCTGCAATGACTGTTGTTTTCTTCTCTGTGAATGCATTTTTACAAG GTGAAAACATTACTGAGATTGTTGCTCGATTAAAGCGAGACTTACTCCCTACTATGATCAATGGTGTAATGTATTGGCCCATATGTGATTTTATAACATTCCGATTCATCCCTGTCCAATTACAA CCATTGGTGAGCAATTCATTTTCATATCTGTGGACGGTTTATATGACATACATGGCAAGCCTAGAGAAAGCGACCACAAGTCCTAGCAGATTGACCCAATAA